In one window of Tumebacillus algifaecis DNA:
- the rpsH gene encoding 30S ribosomal protein S8, which produces MVMTDPIADMLTRIRNANMVGHEKVEIPGSNLKKAVAEILKSEGFIRDAEFIPDNKQGIIRVFLKYGANNERVITGLKRISKPGLRVYAKSTEIPRVLGGLGIAILSTSNGLMTDKEARRTQVGGEVLCYVW; this is translated from the coding sequence ATGGTGATGACTGATCCGATCGCAGATATGCTGACTCGTATCCGGAACGCGAACATGGTTGGTCACGAGAAAGTTGAAATCCCGGGCTCCAACCTGAAGAAAGCAGTCGCTGAAATCCTCAAGAGCGAAGGTTTCATCCGTGACGCTGAATTCATTCCGGACAACAAGCAGGGGATCATCCGCGTATTCCTCAAGTACGGTGCAAACAATGAACGTGTAATCACTGGTTTGAAGCGTATCTCCAAACCGGGCCTGCGCGTTTACGCAAAATCGACTGAAATCCCGCGTGTTCTTGGTGGTCTGGGTATTGCAATCCTCTCCACTTCGAACGGTCTGATGACTGATAAAGAGGCTCGCCGCACTCAAGTTGGTGGCGAAGTTCTCTGCTACGTTTGGTAA
- a CDS encoding type Z 30S ribosomal protein S14 — MARKAMIVKQQRTPKFSTRAYTRCRVCGRPHSVLRKFGICRICFRELAYKGQLPGVKKASW; from the coding sequence GTGGCTCGTAAGGCTATGATCGTGAAACAGCAACGTACGCCGAAGTTCAGCACCCGCGCATACACTCGTTGCCGTGTGTGCGGACGTCCGCACTCGGTTTTGCGGAAGTTCGGCATTTGCCGTATTTGCTTCCGTGAACTGGCGTACAAAGGTCAACTCCCTGGCGTGAAGAAAGCCAGCTGGTAA